In the Saccharococcus thermophilus genome, CCCGTAGGAGTCTGGGCCGTGTCTCAGTCCCAGTGTGGCCGGTCACCCTCTCAGGCCGGCTACGCATCGTCGCCTTGGTGAGCCGTTACCTCACCAACTAGCTAATGCGCCGCGGGCCCATCCGTAAGTGACAGCCGAAGCCGCCTTTCAACCGAAGACCATGCGGTCTTCGGTGTTATCCGGTATTAGCTCCGGTTTCCCGGAGTTATCCCGGTCTTACGGGTAGGTTGCCCACGTGTTACTCACCCGTCCGCCGCTAACCGAACAAGAGCAAGCTCCTACTCGGTCCGCTCGACTTGCATGTATTAGGCACGCCGCCAGCGTTCGTCCTGAGCCAGGATCAAACTCTCCATAGAAAGTTGATTGGCTTATTTCCAAGCTTCAGCACCGACACCGCAAGGTGTCGTGGCGCTTCAGCTTTTCTTTTGACGCTTGCGTTTTGTTTAGTTTTCAAGGAACTTTAACACACTTTATACATTATACATATGAATTTATGCACTGTCAATATAATTTTTTATATTTAACAGCGACGTTTATTAATATAATACATATACAAATAAAAGTCAATAATTATTTCTAAAAAATTTAAAAAGGCGTTTCTAAAATATAACGCCTTTCCATCGTCAAAAAATTCTGCTGCTAGCATTAATTCTTTATCTTCCTACATTACAATATACTTATCGATAATGATTAATGCCGCGGCTCCCGGCACTCCTAGAAAACCGCATATGAACGACGTTACGAAATTGATCGGTATATGAATATGAAAGTTCCCCCCGATTACATTAATCACAAATAACGCCAACGCGCCAATGATCAGTCTGATCGCTCCATATCCTATAAACCGAACCGCTTTTAATCGTGCGCCTACTAATAACAAAACCGCAATCATCGATAATAATAGAAGAACGACTACTTTTGGTTCCATTTTCAATGCCCCCCTTTTATTGCT is a window encoding:
- a CDS encoding pro-sigmaK processing inhibitor BofA family protein, with protein sequence MEPKVVVLLLLSMIAVLLLVGARLKAVRFIGYGAIRLIIGALALFVINVIGGNFHIHIPINFVTSFICGFLGVPGAAALIIIDKYIVM